In Dermacentor silvarum isolate Dsil-2018 chromosome 2, BIME_Dsil_1.4, whole genome shotgun sequence, the following proteins share a genomic window:
- the LOC125943576 gene encoding uncharacterized protein LOC125943576, whose protein sequence is MQPSSDFPCCPRALFLEKKKMMSHGRNEAGLGALSQFRRPDGLPSPTEAPPNLHQLEAPPRVEQTCFALGVYHHAAAGPPRRPFCVPPPQSPSRSTGSARDYEDQLHLAASSTVLLERLQRGSKEGLTSVLVTLALCVFIGLIVSAVLATSRRLVAGNDSDPGATAAAAGLMLQAPAIAPPVVTGSQKKRGANSGTDGTATDARERAVGADADAARRRNASAQVAWLDKLEEREWTVDLNSSLTEESEIPATVGHNGSTAGSVERQLPRLPTASARA, encoded by the coding sequence ATGCAACCATCGTCCGATTTCCCGTGCTGCCCGCGTGCTCTTTTCCTggagaagaagaagatgatgagcCATGGTCGAAACGAGGCGGGTCTCGGCGCCCTCAGCCAGTTTCGTCGGCCCGACGGTCTGCCGTCGCCTACGGAGGCGCCGCCGAACCTCCATCAGCTGGAGGCTCCGCCTCGGGTCGAGCAGACGTGCTTCGCCCTCGGCGTCTATCACCACGCCGCGGCCGGACCGCCACGTCGTCCGTTCTGCGTGCCACCTCCGCAGTCGCCGTCGCGATCGACCGGGAGCGCTCGCGATTACGAAGATCAGCTACACCTCGCTGCCTCAAGTACGGTCCTTCTGGAGCGCTTGCAGCGGGGCAGCAAGGAAGGCCTAACATCGGTGCTGGTCACGCTTGCGCTGTGCGTTTTCATCGGACTCATCGTGTCTGCCGTGCTCGCCACGAGCCGGCGGCTGGTCGCAGGAAATGATTCCGATCCGGGCGCAACCGCGGCTGCCGCAGGCCTCATGCTACAGGCGCCCGCGATCGCGCCTCCTGTGGTCACCGGCAGCCAAAAGAAACGCGGTGCTAACAGCGGCACGGATGGAACAGCGACGGATGCGCGCGAGCGGGCTGTGGGCGCCGACGCGGACGCAGCACGACGCCGAAACGCGAGCGCGCAGGTGGCCTGGCTCGACAAGCTGGAGGAACGGGAATGGACCGTGGACCTCAACTCCAGTCTAACCGAGGAGTCGGAGATTCCAGCGACTGTTGGCCACAACGGGTCAACTGCCGGATCCGTAGAGCGGCAGCTGCCGAGATTACCCACGGCATCCGCACGGGCGTAA